Genomic DNA from Paracoccus aminophilus JCM 7686:
CTACATCCTGCATGGCCGCAAGCATTATGCGACCGGCACGGCTTTTGCCGATTACGGCTCGTTCAGCGCGGTCAATGAAGAGGGCGAGGCGGTTTTCGTGATGATCCCGACCGACCGCGAGGGCGTCACTGTGCTCGATGACTGGGACGGCATGGGCCAGCGGCTGACCGCCTCGGGCGGCGTGGTTCTGGATCACGTCCGGGTCGAGCCCGAAGAGATCGGCACGCGCGATCTCAGCACGCTCATCGGGCGGCACACTTCGACTTTGCGCCAGCTGCACCTCGCGGCTTCGGCGGCGGGTGCGGTGGCCGGTGCCTTGGCGGATGCGCAGGACTATGTCCTCGAACATGCGCGGGCCGCGAACCACAGCCATGCCCGCTTTGCCCGCGACGATCTCTTCGTGCAGAAGGTGCTGGGCGATGTCTCGGCGCTGGCCTACGGCGTCGATGCCGCCATCCGCGCCGCGGCGCTCGAGCAGGAAGGCGTGGCCACGGCGATCCTCGAAGGGCGGCCGAATGACGAGGTCGAGCCTCTGGTCATTCAGGCGGCGCTGAATGGCGCGCGGGCCCAGCTGGTCTCGGGGCAGTTGGCGCTGGAAGCGGCGGGCAAGATCTTCGAGCTGGGCGGCGGCTCGGCGACCTCGTCGCGGTTCAACCTCGACCGGCACTGGCGCAATATCCGCACCGTGCTGAACCACAATCCGCTGAACCATAAGGCGCGGGTGATCGGGGATTATATGCTCAACGGCACCACGACCCATCTGGAGGAGGGCCGGGTTTTCTGACCCGCCCACCCCCAGCCAGACACCATAAATGAAAACGGCCCGCGCGATGCGGGCCGTTTGCTTTTGGGGGGCTTGCGGATGCGATCAGCTCCGCGCGCGCAGGAAGGCCGGTTGGGCGTCCGAGCTGCGGGCAACGCGGCCCTCGATCGGATGGCTCGGATCGTTGAAACCATGGGTCGAGGCATGGCCGGGCGTGACCAAACCATCGACGAAAGCGTCATCCTCGGCGGTCAGGCGGGTGTCGAGCGCCTGGATATAGCCGTCCCAATGCTCTTCGGTGCGCGGACCGGCGATGGTCGAGGTCACAAGCTGGTTTTCCAGAACCCAAGCCAGCGCGAATTGCGTCGGGGTCAAGCCGCGCGAGCGGGCGTAATCGGCCACTTTCTGTGCGATTTCGACCGATTCCGGGCGCCATTCGGTTTCGAGAATCCGTTTGTCGCCGCGGCCCGCACGGGTATCGGCACCCGGCGCTTCGCCCGGCACATATTTCCCGGTCAACACACCGCGCGCCAGCGGCGAATAGGTGACGGTGCCCAGACCGAAATAGGCGGCGGCGGGCAGTTCCTCGCGCTCGGCGGCGCGGGTGACGATGTTGTAAAGCGGCTGGCTGGCGACGGGGCGGTCAATGCCCAGCTTGTCGGCCAGATGTGCGACCTCGGCAATGCGCCAGGCGCGGAAGTTCGAGACGCCGTAATAGCGCAGCTTGCCCTGCTGGATCAGATCGCCAATGGCGCGCAGCGGCTCTTCGAGCGGCGCGTCGAAAATCGCGCGGTGGAAATAGAGGATGTCGATGTAATCGGTGCCCAGACGCTTCAGCTGGCCTTCGACGTTCTGGATGATCCATTTGCGCGACTGACCGCCCAAATTCGGGCCGACGGCGCGGGAGTTGGTGAATTTCGTCGCCAGAACCCAATGATCGCGCGATTTGGCAATGCCTTTGCCGACGGTGATCTCGGAGGCGCCATCATGGTAAACATCGGCGGTGTCGATGAAGTTGATGCCCTGATCCTTGGCCTGATCGATGATGCGGAAGGCGACATCATCCGGGGTCGGGCCGCCAAACATCATGGTGCCAAGCGTGATCGGCGAAACTTTGAGGGCGCTGCGGCCCAGATAGCGATATGCGACCATTGCGGTCTCCTTTCATGGCGCGCGAACGAGGCCTTGCTGATTCGTCGCGCGGTCTTTGATTTCCTTCGGCCCGGATCAGGGCGCTCAGAGGTCGTTCCTTCTGAGGGAGAGGGCACCGGCGCGGGTTTCCTTCCACACGAAACGAGGGTGAAAGAAGGTTCCTCCTTTATTTGCTCTATGACCCGGGAGCGCCTGCTTTGGCGGCTTTATTTATTGAGTTAGTTGGTAGACATTGTCAATGAAGCTAACCCGGTCGCCTCCGACGTGACCTTCAGGCGCGACCATCAAAGGCAAATCCATTCATCATGAGCACCTCCGCAAATCTTTCCCGTCGCGGTTTTCTGTATGGTTCGGCGGCACTTGGCGCATCGCTGGGACTGAGCGCCTTGCCGTTTTCCGCGGCGCTGGCGCAAGAGATCAAGCCCGGCGGCACCGCCGTCATCGCTTTGTCCTCCGAGCCGCCGGTGATCTCGGCGCTGGGGCATACGGCCTATTACACGGTC
This window encodes:
- a CDS encoding aldo/keto reductase; its protein translation is MVAYRYLGRSALKVSPITLGTMMFGGPTPDDVAFRIIDQAKDQGINFIDTADVYHDGASEITVGKGIAKSRDHWVLATKFTNSRAVGPNLGGQSRKWIIQNVEGQLKRLGTDYIDILYFHRAIFDAPLEEPLRAIGDLIQQGKLRYYGVSNFRAWRIAEVAHLADKLGIDRPVASQPLYNIVTRAAEREELPAAAYFGLGTVTYSPLARGVLTGKYVPGEAPGADTRAGRGDKRILETEWRPESVEIAQKVADYARSRGLTPTQFALAWVLENQLVTSTIAGPRTEEHWDGYIQALDTRLTAEDDAFVDGLVTPGHASTHGFNDPSHPIEGRVARSSDAQPAFLRARS
- a CDS encoding acyl-CoA dehydrogenase family protein; this translates as MALHAQLLPEPIPTAPTLQSIYAALPDLVLRIREDAARRDRERILPFEPFDWIREARIGTLLVPVEYGGPGGKVTDYIEVIRQLGAGDSNVAHALRSHFNFAESIVLRSLLQPDGLAFERLLSGAIFAGAHTENQTKHPIDIGTTLTRAGDHYILHGRKHYATGTAFADYGSFSAVNEEGEAVFVMIPTDREGVTVLDDWDGMGQRLTASGGVVLDHVRVEPEEIGTRDLSTLIGRHTSTLRQLHLAASAAGAVAGALADAQDYVLEHARAANHSHARFARDDLFVQKVLGDVSALAYGVDAAIRAAALEQEGVATAILEGRPNDEVEPLVIQAALNGARAQLVSGQLALEAAGKIFELGGGSATSSRFNLDRHWRNIRTVLNHNPLNHKARVIGDYMLNGTTTHLEEGRVF